AGAGTAATAGCACTGGGCAGTAAAATTAATAATGGGTGAATCAGAATAATTACACTTGCTAGAGTAATTTCCCGTTTTTCGATTTTTCGTCCCAAAAACTCTGGCGTTCGTCCCACAATTAAGCCAGTCAGGAATACTGCCAAAAACATATACACCACCAAAGAAGCTGCCCCAGTGCCCATCGCACCCCAAATCACTTGCAAAAATAGGTTGAGCAAAGCACAAAATCCGCCCGATGGCATCAGCGAGTCGAACATCCCATTAGCAGAACCAGTCATGGTTGCTGTTGTGGTGATGGCAAATAAGGCAGTTTCCGCCCAGCCTAACCGGACTTCTTTTCCCTCCAAATTGGGTTGCTGACTACCCAAGAGGGCATTCACGGCGGGATTTCCTTGGTATTCCCCGATCGCAGTTATGCTAATTAAAACTACAAAAATGGCGAATACCATCCAAAACAGTAGGCGACTCTGTTTTAAGTTACCGATGAAGACACCGTAGGTATGAAGTAATGCTGTGGGAATCAGCAACATTGCTACCACTTGCAGCAAATTTGTCCCGCCGTTAGGATTTTCAAAGGGATGAGCAGAGTTACCTGCAAAGAAGGCTCCACCGTTTTCACCCAGCAGTTTGATGCTTTCAAAGTGGGCAATGGGGCCACGAGCGATCGCTTGGGTTGCTCCCTCTAAGGTGGTAAAATTGACTGGCCCGGCGAGGGTTTGAGGCACACCGCCCAACATCAATAACACCGTACTGGCGATCGCAAATGGTAGCAAAACTCGCGTAATTGAGCGAGTCAAATCTACATAAAAGTTACCTAAAGGATTACCTGTTAAGCCGCGAATAAAGGCAATTCCCACCGCTAATCCCGTAGCAGGTGCAACAAACATCAAGAAACCCAAGGCTGCGATCTGGCTCAGGTAGGACATTGTGGTTTCTGGTACATAGTGTTGCAAATCGGCAGCAACTAAGAAAGAAATGGTGGTGTGCAGTGCTGTATCCCAAGTGGGCATCCCTAAATTGGTGGGGTTCAAGGGTAGTAAACTCTGAAAGAGCAGTAGTAGTAATGCTAAAACTGCCATTGCTGTATTGCTGAGTAACAGAGCGATCGCATATTCTCTTCCAATCATGCTCTGTTGCGGTTCAATACCAATGAAGAGATAAATTAAGCGCTCTAGTGGGTTCATTACTACATCAAGCCAGGTTCTTTCCATAGAAAAGACTTTAGCGAGGTAGTTTCCGAGCATTGGTACTGACATCACAACTAAGAACAAGGTAAGAAAGATTTGCACAAAGCCTTGGAGCATAATCGGAAAACTGGGCATAAAGCGATCGCCTTACCTATTTTGCACTGTAGTCAGAGCAATTGATCGCTTCT
This genomic interval from Nostoc sp. KVJ3 contains the following:
- the kdpA gene encoding potassium-transporting ATPase subunit KdpA; translated protein: MLQGFVQIFLTLFLVVMSVPMLGNYLAKVFSMERTWLDVVMNPLERLIYLFIGIEPQQSMIGREYAIALLLSNTAMAVLALLLLLFQSLLPLNPTNLGMPTWDTALHTTISFLVAADLQHYVPETTMSYLSQIAALGFLMFVAPATGLAVGIAFIRGLTGNPLGNFYVDLTRSITRVLLPFAIASTVLLMLGGVPQTLAGPVNFTTLEGATQAIARGPIAHFESIKLLGENGGAFFAGNSAHPFENPNGGTNLLQVVAMLLIPTALLHTYGVFIGNLKQSRLLFWMVFAIFVVLISITAIGEYQGNPAVNALLGSQQPNLEGKEVRLGWAETALFAITTTATMTGSANGMFDSLMPSGGFCALLNLFLQVIWGAMGTGAASLVVYMFLAVFLTGLIVGRTPEFLGRKIEKREITLASVIILIHPLLILLPSAITLAFPDQLAGMSNPGFHGFTQVIYEYASAAAGNGSGFEGLADTQPAPTALWWNLTTTFTLWMGRFIPIVALLLLADSLSSKQCIPTSSATLNTDTQLFISVTAATILILGALTFFPVLVLGPVAEAFQIAIGR